From the Methanobacterium sp. BAmetb5 genome, the window GCCGGGGATGAATATACCATCCTGGGCTGGACAAAGAGGGTGGGTTATGGGAAGTCACCGGAAAAGTATACTGTAGAAAGGGAGATTTTCAGTGCCTGTGCTGCTGCATCCCTCTACCGTAGAAGTATCCTGGATAAAATAGGATACTTGGATGAGAACTTCTTCGCCTACCTAGAAGACGTGGACCTCAGTTACCGGGCCCGGATTCATGGTTATAAATGCCGGTACTGTCCAGAAGCGGTGGTTTACCATGTGGGGAGCCAGACCAGTGGTAGCAAGTACAATGAATTCAAAACCCGTTTATCAGCCCGAAACAATGTCTACGTTCCCTACAAGAACATGCCCTGGCCGCAACTGTTGTTGAACATTGTTTTCCTCTGCACCGGCTATTTCATCAAATACATCTTTTTCTGGAGGAAAGGGTACGGTGAGATCTACTTAGCTGGCCTAAAAGAGGGGTTTAATTCACGGAAAGAAATTGACAAAGTAGCATATAACCCTAAAAATCTTAGAAACTATCTTAGCATACAGTGGATATTAATCAGAAACACTCTTAAATTCCTATTTTATTAAGAAAATATAAAGATAATTGGGAGTTACTCATCAGATTATGTTGACTTGAGTGGAACTGTAGATATCATTGTTGTTTTCATTGGATTCGTATATTTCTTTATTGGAATCTACTACCAATCTAATGTAGTATTTGCCAGGTGTGATATTGGCAGGTACCGTGAATGTGGTGTTCTGGGTTATATTATCACCACTGAAAAGTTCACTAAGCCGTATTTTGCCCAGGAATATGACGTTCTCTGGCTTTTTCTCAGGAGTGAACTGGAAGGTAACATTGCAATCATCGGTGGGTAAAATACCATTATTTTTAATGGTGTTGGGAATGATTATTTCCTGACCGTTCACGGCTGTTGAAGGAGCGGTTACATTGGTTACAACCAGATCTCCAAAGAAAACAGCACTATCCACAGCTATAATTATGAAAACCAAAAAAACCACGGCTATAACAATCATGTACTGTTTTTTCCAGTCATCGAAGATACTCTTAGGAGTTTTTGTCTCCTGGTCATCAGAGGTATTGTTTGATGGTTCTGGAATATTTGTGGCTTCATCTGGTTTGATTATTAATTCTCCCCCACATTTGCATTGAAAGTCGGAGGGGTTTTCATCAGGTTTTAGCTGGTATTCCTCCCCACACCTTGAACATTTGACGTCCATGTTATCCTCCTCGCCTCTAGTGATATATATTCTTATTTACTATAAGTTTTTCCACTCAACAACTTATTTGAAATAAACAGCGTTTAAGGGGACCACCATTCCTCCTATATTCAGTCAGATCTTTTAAGCCCCCCTAACTTGAGAAAAATCTCATTTTTAGCCCCTAAACCTTAGAAAATATCTCCCTTTTCTGTCCATGGGGAGTCCCTTCATTAATTTAGTCATTTTTCAACGTAACTTATTAAAGTTAGAACCATCAACATATTCTTATAACAGCTTTAATTCACATTTCACCATATTTTAGAAATTACTATCCCCATATTTCCTAAATAAATGTTTTAAATGTAAATGTGTCCTTAATATTTGATATTTTATAACCATGAAAAACTGTATAGGTTTTTAAGTTACTTAAAGGCGGTAAAATGGATTTATCAATAATAATAGTAAATTATCAAACTTACAAACTTACCAAACAAACAATAGATTCCATTATCAGCAAGGATCATCCCTTTAAGT encodes:
- a CDS encoding CARDB domain-containing protein, with the translated sequence MDVKCSRCGEEYQLKPDENPSDFQCKCGGELIIKPDEATNIPEPSNNTSDDQETKTPKSIFDDWKKQYMIVIAVVFLVFIIIAVDSAVFFGDLVVTNVTAPSTAVNGQEIIIPNTIKNNGILPTDDCNVTFQFTPEKKPENVIFLGKIRLSELFSGDNITQNTTFTVPANITPGKYYIRLVVDSNKEIYESNENNNDIYSSTQVNII
- a CDS encoding glycosyltransferase family 2 protein, producing MDLTVIIPNYNGKHFLGECFQSLKNQNCQFEVIIIDNASRDGSADYIRKNHPEFKLIENTENLGFPAAVNQGIKASNAEYIFLLNNDVCLEAETISNLLKCIKTDENIYAVSSKMIQYHDRTKMDDAGDEYTILGWTKRVGYGKSPEKYTVEREIFSACAAASLYRRSILDKIGYLDENFFAYLEDVDLSYRARIHGYKCRYCPEAVVYHVGSQTSGSKYNEFKTRLSARNNVYVPYKNMPWPQLLLNIVFLCTGYFIKYIFFWRKGYGEIYLAGLKEGFNSRKEIDKVAYNPKNLRNYLSIQWILIRNTLKFLFY